A window from Nitrospira sp. ND1 encodes these proteins:
- a CDS encoding glucose-6-phosphate isomerase translates to MPTRPTASLLLDNPTISKTLDDLASSHTIERIWTRDHTLWKPSPTEIDNRLGWLTVLDHMQDGLAELRSFEQAAREARITDVVLLGMGGSSLGPEVLRCTFGSAKGSPKLWVLDSTVPGWVRQVTKAIQPARTLFLLASKSGGTIEVMSLFAHFWELVRRTKGNRGGAQFVAITDPGTGLEELARERGFWRTFTNQPDIGGRYSVLSYFGLVPAALLGLDVSKLLSRALAMREACRHTTHPKDNPGAALGGMMAAMAMAGRDKVTLLTSPALNSFGLWVEQLLAESTGKEGTGIVPVAGEPLASPTAYGADRLFVTLRLKGDRNAALDRSIITLQRAGHPVFRLNLADRYDLGGEFFRWEFATAVAGHALGIHPFDQPNVQESKDNTGRVLKEVETQGRFPSLPMLTPKQALTQLLEQATPNRYLAILAYTTPSPQLDASIRALRKAVMLRHHIATTAGYGPRYLHSTGQLHKGGPNSGLFLELVDSMKPDLPVPGKFYSFGTLAQAQAVGDLQSLQTHQRPAVRIALGPNPVRTIRSLIAMLTPARAGRRKPAAKKRPLPKRRTHR, encoded by the coding sequence ATGCCGACCCGTCCCACTGCATCGCTCCTGCTCGACAACCCAACCATCAGCAAAACGCTGGACGACCTGGCGAGCAGCCATACGATCGAGCGTATCTGGACACGAGACCATACTCTCTGGAAGCCCAGTCCGACTGAAATCGATAATCGGCTGGGCTGGCTGACGGTGCTCGACCATATGCAGGACGGGCTCGCCGAGTTACGGAGCTTCGAGCAGGCTGCCCGGGAAGCTCGCATCACCGACGTCGTGCTTCTCGGAATGGGTGGAAGCAGCTTGGGGCCCGAAGTCCTCCGCTGCACATTTGGTTCGGCCAAAGGGTCCCCCAAACTCTGGGTACTGGACTCCACAGTCCCAGGCTGGGTCCGTCAGGTGACGAAAGCGATTCAGCCGGCGCGAACCCTCTTTCTCCTGGCCAGCAAGTCCGGCGGAACGATTGAAGTGATGTCACTCTTCGCTCACTTCTGGGAACTTGTCCGGCGGACCAAAGGCAATCGCGGCGGAGCCCAGTTTGTCGCCATCACGGATCCCGGCACCGGACTTGAAGAGCTTGCGCGCGAGCGCGGGTTTTGGCGTACGTTCACCAATCAACCGGACATCGGCGGACGATACTCCGTCCTCTCCTACTTTGGCCTTGTGCCCGCCGCACTGCTGGGACTCGACGTGAGCAAACTCCTGAGCCGGGCGCTCGCCATGCGTGAGGCCTGCCGACACACCACTCACCCAAAAGACAACCCGGGAGCAGCCCTGGGAGGGATGATGGCCGCGATGGCCATGGCAGGGCGGGACAAGGTCACTCTGCTGACCTCTCCCGCACTCAATTCATTTGGACTCTGGGTGGAACAACTCCTCGCGGAAAGCACCGGGAAGGAAGGAACCGGGATCGTCCCCGTGGCAGGTGAGCCCCTGGCCTCCCCGACCGCCTACGGAGCCGATCGACTCTTCGTCACGCTTCGACTCAAAGGCGACCGCAATGCCGCGCTGGATCGATCCATCATCACGTTGCAACGGGCCGGGCATCCGGTATTTCGATTGAACCTGGCGGATCGCTACGACCTCGGCGGGGAATTCTTCCGTTGGGAGTTCGCCACCGCGGTCGCAGGACACGCGCTCGGCATCCATCCCTTCGATCAACCGAACGTGCAGGAGAGCAAAGACAACACAGGACGCGTACTAAAAGAAGTTGAAACACAGGGACGATTCCCCTCACTGCCGATGCTCACGCCCAAGCAGGCACTGACTCAATTACTCGAACAGGCGACGCCCAATCGCTACCTGGCCATTCTGGCGTACACCACTCCCAGCCCTCAGCTGGACGCCTCAATACGAGCCTTACGCAAAGCGGTGATGCTGCGCCACCACATCGCCACCACGGCAGGCTATGGCCCCCGGTACCTGCATTCCACAGGCCAACTCCACAAAGGCGGCCCGAACAGCGGCCTGTTCCTCGAACTCGTGGACAGCATGAAACCCGACCTTCCGGTCCCCGGAAAGTTCTATTCCTTCGGCACGCTGGCACAGGCGCAAGCCGTCGGCGACCTTCAATCGTTGCAGACCCATCAACGACCGGCCGTCCGAATCGCCCTCGGACCCAATCCCGTGCGCACCATCCGAAGCCTCATTGCCATGCTCACACCGGCCAGAGCCGGTCGTCGTAAACCCGCGGCAAAAAAACGTCCTCTGCCCAAACGCCGCACTCACCGTTGA